A genomic window from Shewanella vesiculosa includes:
- the ftsB gene encoding cell division protein FtsB — protein sequence MKQLIFLLICLLSLLQYRLWQGDNNFSEYVVLQTQIAAQEQSNDKLVARNQILKEEIIDLKSGTEAIEERARNELGMVKEGETFYRVVGSELRERNQFNR from the coding sequence ATGAAACAACTAATATTTTTATTGATTTGTTTATTATCACTTTTACAGTACCGGCTTTGGCAGGGCGATAACAACTTTTCAGAATATGTCGTCTTGCAAACGCAAATCGCGGCGCAAGAACAAAGTAATGACAAGCTTGTTGCTCGAAATCAAATCCTTAAAGAAGAAATTATTGATTTAAAAAGTGGCACAGAAGCCATTGAAGAACGTGCCCGTAACGAGTTAGGTATGGTTAAAGAAGGCGAGACGTTTTATCGAGTTGTAGGCAGTGAGCTGCGTGAACGCAACCAATTTAATCGTTAA
- the relA gene encoding GTP diphosphokinase: protein MVSVREAHFNTQAFQLDEWVARYLDDKDDAQKLLLLIQQVEALPVKNKLAHTELLARAREMIEILAPLNMDIETLQAAVLFLLLDAGVLNEEQIVEQYGENLAKLVASVVTMNAIGALKVSQNSRDAEPQIDNIRKMLLAMVEDVRAVVIKLAERVCLLRAVKNADEETRVLLAREIADIYAPLANRLGIGQLKWELEDISFRYLHPTVYKDIAKQLDGKRLDREVFIDKFVTQLQQRLDSDDIRAKVYGRPKHIYSIWRKMKGKDLKFDELFDVRAVRIVTERLQDCYGALGVVHDLWHHIPREFDDYVANPKPNGYQSIHTVVVGPEGKTVEIQIRTEAMHQDSELGVAAHWKYKEGASNSKQTGYEEKINWLRKILQWQEDVAESGNLVDEVRSQVFEDRVYVFTPSGEVVDLPLGSTVLDFAYYIHSQVGHKCIGAKVDGRIVPFTYQVETGERIEIITSKTPNPKRDWLNLNLGYIKSSRSRSKIQHWFKQQDRDKNIAAGKEMLESELARVGLKVKDAAVAVERFNLNSMDDMLAAIGGGDLRLNQVVNFTDTKIRKVADTDENLLEDIIKKASHKPKKSSKGQVEVNGVGNLMSHIARCCQPVPGDEIFGYITMGRGISVHRSDCEQVKELMRAHPERSVDVIWGENYSGGYRIRVRVLSHDRSGLLRDLTTVLAAEKSNVMAMSSSSDVKTQTATVEVELELYNLDGLSRILAKLSQVDGVIESRRL, encoded by the coding sequence ATGGTATCTGTTCGCGAAGCACATTTTAACACGCAAGCATTCCAATTAGATGAGTGGGTCGCTCGATATCTCGACGACAAAGATGATGCTCAGAAATTATTATTATTGATCCAGCAAGTTGAGGCCTTACCGGTTAAAAACAAGCTGGCTCATACAGAGTTGCTTGCGCGCGCTCGCGAAATGATTGAGATTTTAGCGCCGCTGAATATGGACATCGAAACCCTCCAAGCAGCGGTGTTATTTCTGCTACTCGATGCAGGTGTACTCAATGAAGAGCAAATTGTAGAGCAATACGGTGAAAATCTTGCAAAACTTGTTGCCAGTGTTGTCACCATGAATGCTATCGGCGCGTTAAAAGTCAGTCAAAACTCCCGTGATGCAGAACCGCAAATCGATAACATCCGCAAAATGCTATTGGCTATGGTTGAAGACGTGCGTGCTGTGGTTATCAAATTGGCTGAGCGTGTATGTTTGCTTCGTGCGGTTAAAAACGCCGATGAAGAAACTCGAGTATTGTTAGCCCGCGAAATTGCCGATATTTATGCACCATTAGCTAATCGTTTAGGTATTGGTCAGCTCAAGTGGGAGCTAGAAGATATATCTTTTCGCTATTTGCATCCAACGGTTTACAAAGACATTGCCAAACAATTAGATGGTAAACGCCTTGATCGTGAAGTGTTTATCGACAAATTTGTGACTCAATTACAACAACGCTTAGACAGTGATGATATTCGCGCCAAAGTGTACGGTCGTCCTAAGCATATCTACAGTATTTGGCGCAAAATGAAGGGCAAAGATCTCAAGTTTGATGAGCTTTTTGACGTTCGTGCCGTACGTATCGTCACTGAAAGATTACAAGATTGCTATGGCGCATTAGGGGTTGTGCATGATCTTTGGCACCATATTCCTCGTGAGTTTGATGATTATGTCGCCAATCCAAAACCGAATGGATATCAATCGATTCATACTGTAGTTGTAGGCCCAGAAGGCAAAACAGTAGAAATTCAAATTCGTACCGAAGCAATGCATCAAGATTCCGAGCTTGGGGTCGCTGCGCATTGGAAATACAAAGAAGGTGCGAGTAACAGTAAGCAAACGGGTTACGAAGAAAAAATTAACTGGTTGCGTAAAATTCTGCAGTGGCAAGAAGATGTCGCCGAAAGCGGTAATTTAGTTGATGAAGTCCGCAGCCAAGTATTTGAAGATCGAGTTTATGTATTTACCCCAAGTGGTGAAGTAGTTGACTTACCTTTAGGTTCAACCGTGCTCGATTTTGCTTACTATATTCACTCGCAGGTGGGGCATAAATGTATCGGCGCTAAGGTTGATGGCCGCATAGTTCCCTTCACTTACCAAGTGGAAACGGGCGAGCGGATTGAGATTATCACTTCAAAAACGCCTAACCCCAAACGTGATTGGCTCAATCTTAATTTAGGCTATATCAAGTCGTCACGTTCACGCTCAAAAATTCAACACTGGTTTAAGCAACAAGATCGCGACAAAAATATTGCTGCGGGTAAGGAGATGCTTGAATCTGAATTGGCCCGCGTTGGCTTAAAAGTCAAAGACGCCGCGGTGGCGGTAGAACGCTTTAATTTAAATTCAATGGATGACATGTTGGCAGCCATCGGTGGCGGCGATTTGCGCTTAAACCAAGTGGTTAATTTCACTGACACCAAAATTCGTAAGGTCGCTGACACAGACGAAAATTTACTTGAAGACATCATCAAGAAAGCGTCACATAAACCTAAAAAATCGAGCAAAGGCCAAGTTGAAGTTAATGGTGTGGGTAATTTAATGAGTCATATCGCTCGTTGTTGCCAACCGGTACCTGGTGATGAGATTTTTGGATACATCACTATGGGGCGGGGAATTTCAGTGCACCGCAGCGATTGCGAGCAAGTCAAAGAGTTAATGCGTGCTCATCCTGAACGTAGCGTCGATGTGATTTGGGGCGAGAACTACTCTGGTGGTTATCGAATCCGCGTTAGGGTGCTATCACATGACCGTAGTGGTTTGTTACGTGACTTAACCACAGTGCTGGCTGCTGAAAAGTCTAATGTGATGGCCATGAGTTCATCATCAGACGTGAAAACTCAAACCGCAACGGTAGAAGTTGAACTTGAGTTGTACAACTTAGACGGTTTATCACGGATCCTCGCCAAGTTATCCCAAGTTGATGGCGTGATTGAGTCGCGCAGACTTTAG
- the rlmD gene encoding 23S rRNA (uracil(1939)-C(5))-methyltransferase RlmD has protein sequence MAQFFQAKPNKSKQLSTKLSLSVTQLDHLGAGIAQHQGKVVFIPGVLPDETATVQFVEQKKSYSKAKLIAIELASAHRVKPHCPHYYECGGCDLQHMDTQAQREHKQTTLVDLMSKSSTASAIETDVVAAPIVGDSWHYRRRARLATLFDKNTRRLQLGFRAANSNKIVSIQQCPVLAESLSALITPFAVNLNQLKARTSLGHVELTQADNGNFAVLRVTKVLPASDIRWLTGFAEKHQVNLLLQDDAGQLTQLYPLLQTHDAVTLPYYHLAQESVRCSFTPGNFVQVNGAINQSMVDQAIAWLDPQPGERILDLFCGVGNFSLPLALKAAEVVAVEGVPEMVQQAKQNAIDNKLDNVTFYHADLSADLSTQPWLGKIDKLLLDPARAGAFESLQWLQKMQPKKVVYVSCNPASLARDSSVLLANGYRIAKVGLVDMFPQTHHIEAMVLFELDK, from the coding sequence ATGGCACAATTTTTCCAAGCTAAACCGAACAAATCTAAGCAATTATCAACAAAACTAAGCCTCAGTGTGACTCAACTTGACCATTTAGGTGCAGGTATAGCGCAGCATCAAGGCAAAGTGGTGTTTATTCCTGGTGTGTTGCCTGACGAAACGGCAACAGTGCAATTTGTGGAACAAAAGAAAAGCTACTCTAAAGCTAAGTTAATCGCGATTGAGCTTGCATCTGCTCATCGAGTCAAACCTCATTGTCCGCATTATTATGAATGTGGCGGCTGTGATTTACAGCATATGGACACACAAGCTCAGCGCGAACATAAACAAACGACCTTAGTCGACCTTATGAGTAAATCATCGACTGCTTCAGCGATTGAGACCGATGTTGTCGCAGCTCCTATCGTGGGTGACAGTTGGCATTACCGTCGACGCGCCAGACTGGCAACATTATTTGATAAAAACACTCGCCGGCTGCAGTTGGGGTTTCGCGCAGCCAATAGCAATAAAATTGTTTCTATTCAGCAGTGTCCTGTATTAGCAGAGTCTTTATCGGCACTAATTACGCCATTTGCGGTTAATTTAAATCAACTCAAAGCGCGGACAAGTTTGGGGCACGTTGAACTCACTCAAGCGGATAACGGTAATTTTGCAGTATTAAGAGTGACGAAAGTGTTACCCGCGTCAGATATTCGTTGGTTAACGGGTTTTGCTGAGAAACATCAAGTTAACTTATTATTGCAAGATGATGCCGGTCAATTGACCCAATTATATCCCTTGTTACAAACTCATGATGCGGTGACGTTACCTTATTACCATCTTGCACAGGAGTCGGTACGTTGTTCGTTTACCCCGGGTAATTTTGTGCAAGTTAACGGCGCGATTAATCAGAGCATGGTAGATCAAGCTATTGCGTGGTTAGACCCTCAGCCAGGCGAGCGCATTTTAGATTTGTTTTGTGGTGTGGGGAATTTCAGCTTACCTTTGGCATTGAAGGCTGCTGAGGTTGTCGCTGTTGAAGGTGTGCCTGAAATGGTACAACAAGCTAAACAAAATGCTATCGACAATAAACTGGATAACGTCACTTTTTATCATGCAGACTTAAGTGCAGATTTATCGACGCAACCCTGGCTGGGGAAAATTGATAAACTGTTACTTGATCCTGCCAGAGCCGGTGCCTTCGAAAGTTTACAATGGTTACAGAAAATGCAACCTAAGAAAGTGGTCTATGTTTCATGCAATCCGGCAAGTTTAGCTCGCGACAGTAGTGTATTATTAGCTAATGGTTATCGTATTGCTAAAGTCGGATTAGTGGATATGTTTCCACAAACACATCATATTGAAGCCATGGTGTTATTTGAATTAGATAAATAA
- the mazG gene encoding nucleoside triphosphate pyrophosphohydrolase produces the protein MQQLRDPKSGCPWDLAQDFTTIVPFTLEEAYEVVDTIERKAWQELPDELGDLLFQVVFYCQLGQEQGMFNFATVIERISDKLVRRHPHVFGQPETQAPAAITNTDDLSQAWDKLKASERQQKQLHSALDDIPHALPALSRARKIQHRVAKVGFDWAELEPVVAKIHEEIDEVLVEVNQRHQDPDFYQPRIVDEMGDLLFAVVNLARHLKVDPEQALRQANHKFERRFRGVEQCVALSGKPIEQHSLEQLDHYWNRVKQHENIN, from the coding sequence ATGCAGCAATTGCGCGACCCTAAATCAGGATGTCCGTGGGATCTTGCCCAAGACTTTACAACGATAGTGCCTTTTACTTTAGAAGAAGCTTATGAAGTAGTGGATACTATTGAGCGCAAAGCATGGCAGGAATTACCTGATGAACTGGGTGATTTATTATTTCAGGTGGTGTTTTATTGCCAATTAGGCCAAGAGCAAGGCATGTTTAACTTTGCCACAGTGATTGAGCGTATTAGTGATAAGTTGGTTCGTCGTCATCCCCATGTGTTTGGCCAACCAGAAACCCAAGCACCTGCGGCAATCACCAATACCGATGATTTAAGCCAAGCCTGGGATAAATTAAAAGCCTCAGAACGTCAGCAAAAGCAACTGCATTCCGCTTTAGATGATATTCCTCACGCATTACCGGCACTCAGTCGAGCACGAAAAATACAACATCGAGTGGCAAAAGTGGGGTTCGATTGGGCCGAGCTTGAGCCTGTGGTGGCTAAAATACATGAAGAAATCGATGAAGTACTGGTAGAAGTTAATCAACGACATCAAGATCCTGATTTTTATCAACCGAGAATAGTCGATGAAATGGGCGATTTATTGTTTGCAGTGGTCAATCTTGCGCGCCACTTAAAGGTTGATCCCGAGCAAGCATTGCGTCAAGCCAATCATAAATTTGAACGGCGATTCAGAGGGGTTGAACAATGTGTTGCCCTAAGTGGAAAACCAATAGAGCAACACAGCTTAGAGCAATTAGACCACTACTGGAATCGTGTAAAACAACACGAAAACATAAATTAA
- a CDS encoding CTP synthase has translation MTTRYIFVTGGVVSSLGKGIAAASLAAILEARGLNVTIMKLDPYINVDPGTMSPTQHGEVFVTEDGAETDLDLGHYERFIRTKMNRRNNFTTGRIYEEVISKERRGDYLGATIQVIPHITNAIKEKVLAGGEGHDVAIVEIGGTVGDIESLPFLESIRQLGAELGRERTLFMHLTLVPFLGAAGEIKTKPTQHSVKELRSIGIAPDVLVCRGDRAIPANEKAKISLFCNVEERAVISLKDVDSIYKIPALLRSQGLDDLVIKRFNLECNEADLSEWENVIYQEANPNGEVTIGMVGKYIELPDAYKSVNEALKHAGLKKRVTVNIKYIDSQTVEAKGEEVLQGLDGILVPGGFGERGVEGKIFAAKFARENNLPYFGICLGMQVALIEFARHVAGLEGAHSTEFNSQTPHPVVGLITEWINEEGDVETRHESSDLGGTMRLGAQLCHLKQGTKAAEAYKATTCVERHRHRYEVNNNYIERLEKAGLVFSGLSSDRKLIEMIELPNHPWFVASQFHPEFTSTPRDGHALFEGFIAASYAYQKRDIA, from the coding sequence ATGACTACAAGGTATATCTTCGTTACTGGTGGCGTTGTTTCATCACTAGGTAAAGGCATTGCAGCGGCTTCGCTCGCAGCAATTTTAGAGGCGCGTGGCCTCAATGTAACCATTATGAAACTTGACCCCTATATTAACGTCGATCCGGGTACCATGAGCCCGACTCAGCACGGTGAAGTATTCGTGACTGAAGATGGCGCTGAAACCGATCTTGACTTAGGTCATTACGAGCGTTTTATTCGCACTAAAATGAATCGTCGTAATAACTTTACCACTGGGCGTATTTACGAAGAAGTGATTAGTAAAGAACGCCGTGGTGATTATTTAGGCGCAACCATTCAGGTTATTCCTCACATTACTAACGCGATTAAAGAAAAAGTGTTAGCCGGTGGAGAAGGCCATGATGTGGCGATTGTGGAAATCGGTGGCACGGTAGGTGATATCGAATCATTACCTTTCCTTGAGTCTATTCGTCAATTAGGTGCAGAGCTAGGACGTGAACGCACTCTATTTATGCATTTAACCTTAGTGCCATTCTTAGGCGCTGCGGGTGAAATTAAAACTAAGCCTACGCAACACTCTGTTAAAGAGTTACGTTCTATTGGTATTGCTCCAGATGTGTTGGTTTGCCGTGGCGACCGTGCTATCCCTGCGAATGAAAAAGCCAAAATTTCGTTATTCTGTAACGTTGAAGAACGTGCAGTTATTTCGTTAAAAGACGTTGATAGCATCTATAAAATCCCAGCGCTATTGCGTTCACAAGGATTAGATGACTTGGTCATCAAACGTTTTAATTTAGAATGTAACGAAGCTGATTTGTCTGAGTGGGAAAATGTTATTTATCAAGAAGCCAATCCAAATGGTGAAGTGACTATTGGTATGGTTGGTAAATATATTGAATTACCTGACGCTTACAAGTCGGTTAACGAAGCCTTGAAACATGCGGGCTTGAAAAAACGCGTAACAGTGAACATTAAGTACATTGATTCACAAACCGTTGAAGCTAAAGGCGAAGAAGTATTACAAGGTCTGGACGGTATTTTAGTCCCAGGCGGCTTTGGTGAACGTGGTGTTGAAGGTAAGATTTTTGCTGCCAAATTTGCCCGTGAAAACAACCTACCGTATTTTGGTATTTGTTTAGGTATGCAAGTGGCATTAATTGAATTTGCTCGTCATGTGGCAGGTTTAGAAGGCGCACATTCGACTGAATTTAACTCGCAAACACCTCATCCAGTAGTGGGATTAATTACCGAGTGGATTAACGAAGAAGGTGATGTTGAAACGCGCCATGAGTCTTCTGATTTAGGTGGCACTATGCGTTTAGGCGCTCAGTTATGTCATTTGAAACAAGGAACTAAAGCCGCTGAAGCCTACAAGGCTACAACTTGCGTTGAGCGTCATCGTCACCGTTACGAAGTCAACAACAACTACATTGAGCGTCTTGAAAAGGCCGGTTTAGTGTTTAGTGGTTTATCATCTGATCGTAAATTGATTGAGATGATCGAGCTACCAAATCATCCATGGTTTGTGGCAAGTCAATTCCATCCGGAATTCACTTCAACCCCACGCGACGGTCATGCATTATTTGAAGGGTTTATTGCCGCTTCTTATGCGTATCAAAAACGCGATATCGCTTAA
- the ispD gene encoding 2-C-methyl-D-erythritol 4-phosphate cytidylyltransferase, giving the protein MRNNPRSIFAIVPAAGIGSRMGADKPKQYLMLGQQSILAHTLDTLFAHPEIEQVIVALHPQDHYFSQLPQSQHPKLIQVVGGGERADSVLAALDYVYSHHPDAWALVHDAARPCVTLTDISRLIESVDIYPQGAILAAPVRDTMKRSDASGHIVNTVDRTLLWHALTPQFFPASILRRHLSAALAAQAPITDEASAMEWAGVMPGLVSGRVDNIKVTHPDDLQLAVLFMSQQ; this is encoded by the coding sequence ATGCGCAACAATCCTCGTTCTATTTTCGCTATTGTACCTGCTGCAGGTATTGGCAGCCGCATGGGTGCTGACAAACCTAAGCAATATTTAATGCTTGGTCAACAAAGTATTCTCGCTCATACATTAGATACATTATTCGCTCATCCTGAAATAGAACAAGTCATTGTTGCATTGCATCCACAAGATCATTATTTCAGCCAATTACCGCAATCTCAGCATCCTAAGTTAATCCAAGTTGTGGGTGGTGGAGAGCGTGCCGACTCAGTTTTAGCCGCATTAGACTATGTTTATAGTCATCATCCAGACGCGTGGGCGCTTGTCCATGATGCCGCCAGGCCTTGTGTTACCCTAACCGATATCAGTCGATTAATTGAGTCTGTAGACATTTATCCTCAAGGCGCTATTTTGGCGGCACCGGTTCGTGACACCATGAAGCGCAGTGATGCCAGTGGTCATATTGTTAATACTGTCGATCGCACCTTGTTATGGCATGCGCTCACCCCACAATTTTTCCCAGCATCAATTTTACGCCGCCATTTATCAGCAGCATTAGCGGCGCAGGCCCCTATTACAGATGAAGCCAGTGCTATGGAATGGGCTGGTGTTATGCCGGGGTTGGTCAGTGGTCGGGTGGATAATATTAAAGTGACTCATCCAGATGATTTACAATTGGCAGTTTTGTTTATGTCACAACAATAA
- the eno gene encoding phosphopyruvate hydratase, producing the protein MANIIKVIGREIMDSRGNPTVEAEVHLEGGFIGMAAAPSGASTGSREALELRDGDKARYLGKGVLKAVAAVNGPIAEALKGKDALAQAELDQIMIDLDGTENKAKFGANAILAVSLAVAKAAAAAKHVPLYAHIADLNGTPGVYSMPLPMMNIINGGEHADNSVDIQEFMIQPVGAKTFREGLRMGAEVFHSLAKVLKADGHSTAVGDEGGFAPNLASNEAALAAIKVAVANAGYELGKDITLAMDCAASEFYDKEANIYDLKGEGKKFTSEEFNFFLQGLTQRYPIVSIEDGLDESDWDGFAHQTKLMGDKIQLVGDDLFVTNTKILKRGIDNGIANSILIKFNQIGTLTETLAAIKMAKDAGFTVVISHRSGETEDSTIADLAVGTAAGQIKTGSLSRSDRVAKYNQLLRIEEALGSKAPYNGLKEVKGQA; encoded by the coding sequence ATGGCTAACATTATTAAAGTGATTGGTCGCGAGATTATGGATTCTCGTGGTAACCCAACGGTTGAAGCAGAAGTGCATTTAGAAGGCGGTTTTATCGGTATGGCTGCAGCGCCATCTGGCGCATCGACCGGTAGTCGCGAAGCTTTAGAACTTCGTGACGGCGACAAAGCGCGTTACCTAGGTAAAGGTGTTCTTAAGGCTGTTGCCGCTGTTAATGGCCCAATCGCAGAAGCGTTAAAAGGCAAAGATGCATTGGCTCAAGCTGAACTTGACCAAATCATGATTGACTTGGATGGAACAGAGAACAAAGCAAAATTTGGCGCGAACGCGATTTTAGCAGTGTCTCTTGCTGTTGCTAAAGCGGCTGCTGCGGCTAAACACGTTCCTTTATATGCTCACATTGCTGACTTAAACGGTACTCCAGGTGTTTACTCTATGCCTCTTCCAATGATGAACATCATCAATGGTGGCGAGCATGCTGATAACAGCGTTGATATCCAAGAGTTTATGATCCAGCCTGTTGGCGCTAAGACGTTCCGTGAAGGCTTACGTATGGGCGCTGAAGTATTCCACAGCCTAGCTAAAGTATTAAAAGCTGACGGTCACTCAACTGCTGTTGGTGATGAAGGTGGGTTTGCACCTAACCTAGCCTCTAACGAAGCGGCTCTAGCGGCAATCAAAGTTGCTGTTGCCAACGCCGGATATGAGTTAGGCAAAGACATCACTTTAGCGATGGATTGTGCTGCATCTGAGTTTTACGACAAAGAAGCAAACATCTATGATCTTAAAGGTGAAGGTAAGAAATTTACTTCTGAAGAATTTAACTTCTTCTTACAAGGTTTGACGCAACGTTACCCAATCGTTTCTATCGAAGACGGTCTTGATGAGTCTGACTGGGATGGTTTTGCTCACCAAACTAAACTAATGGGCGATAAAATCCAATTAGTCGGTGATGATCTATTCGTAACCAATACCAAAATTCTTAAGCGTGGTATTGATAATGGTATTGCTAACTCTATCCTGATTAAATTCAATCAAATCGGTACATTAACTGAAACTTTGGCTGCAATTAAAATGGCTAAAGATGCAGGCTTTACGGTTGTTATCTCTCACCGTAGCGGCGAGACAGAAGATTCAACGATTGCTGATTTAGCTGTTGGTACCGCGGCAGGTCAAATCAAAACCGGTTCACTAAGCCGTAGTGACCGTGTTGCTAAATACAACCAATTGCTGCGTATTGAAGAAGCTTTAGGTTCAAAAGCACCGTATAACGGTCTTAAAGAAGTCAAAGGCCAAGCATAA